From a region of the Gossypium raimondii isolate GPD5lz chromosome 10, ASM2569854v1, whole genome shotgun sequence genome:
- the LOC128033889 gene encoding uncharacterized protein LOC128033889, with translation MVCELKQLLVVNDPEVIFLRETKVHTKKFISIHSKCRMDGCLAVNAIGKSGGLVMMWKEGTKNGDVDAMEKIEKAKINRIIDSLGSTYTGNRLKAIKLKLGKLLDNEEKYWAQCLRVNWLKKGDRNTRFFHVRATNRKIKNNIERLKDMHGHWKENTKDICEAAREYFQNLFESNLQNFEVLNLDYIENCILGEMNERLMNEFTDNEITEAFNQMDPEKAPGIDGLSGNFYKEN, from the exons ATGGTTTGTGAGCTTAAACAACTTCTTGTTGTGAATGATCCTGAGGTTATCTTTCTTCGTGAAACTAAAGTTCATACTAAAAAGTTTATCTCTATTCATAGCAAATGCAGGATGGATGGGTGCTTGGCTGTTAATGCAATTGGAAAAAGTGGAGGTTTGGTCATGATGTGGAAAGAAGGCACAAAG AATGGTGATGTGGATGCTATGGAGAAAATTGAGAAG GCAAAAATCAATAGAATCATTGACAGCCTGGGAAGCACGTACACGGGTAACAGGCTTAAGGCTATAAAGTTAAAGCTGGGGAAGCTGCTGGACAACGAAGAGAAATATTGGGCCCAATGTTTGAGAGTTAATTGGCTTAAGAAGGGTGATAGAAATACCCGATTTTTCCATGTCAGAGCTACaaatagaaagataaaaaaCAACATTGAGAGATTGAAAGACATGCATGGCCACTGGAAAGAAAACACCAAAGATATTTGTGAGGCAGCCAGAgagtattttcaaaatttatttgagtcaaatttacaaaattttgaagtgTTAAATCTTGACTATATTGAGAATTGCATTTTAGGAGAGATGAATGAAAGACTAATGAATGAGTTTACGGATAATGAGATTACGGAAGCTTTCAATCAAATGGACCCTGAAAAAGCCCCGGGAATTGACGGTTTGTCGGGGaatttttacaaagaaaattag